In the genome of Desulfuromonas sp. DDH964, one region contains:
- a CDS encoding acylneuraminate cytidylyltransferase family protein translates to MIANKTVLAIIPARGGSKGVPRKNIYEVAGKPLIAWTIESARKSKYIDRLILSSDDAEIIAVAREWGCDVPFVRPAKLSQDDTPGIEPVIHAINALPGYDYVVLLQPTSPLRTVENIDKAIEMCLDKHAAACVSVTEPDKSPFWMFTVNADGKMRKLLESGTSFARRQDLPPVYALNGAVYVADTRTIVETRSFVTETTVPYIMSKNNSVDIDTEEDMVVAEVFLNRANRI, encoded by the coding sequence ATGATCGCGAACAAAACTGTCCTAGCCATAATTCCGGCGCGTGGCGGTTCCAAGGGAGTGCCACGCAAGAATATTTATGAGGTTGCCGGTAAGCCGCTTATCGCCTGGACCATTGAATCAGCACGAAAATCGAAATACATCGACAGATTGATTTTGTCATCAGATGATGCCGAGATCATTGCAGTTGCACGTGAATGGGGCTGTGATGTTCCATTCGTGCGTCCGGCAAAATTGTCACAGGATGATACCCCGGGTATCGAACCGGTCATTCATGCCATTAATGCGCTGCCCGGATATGATTATGTTGTTTTGTTGCAGCCCACTTCTCCGCTGCGTACGGTTGAAAACATAGATAAAGCCATCGAGATGTGTCTGGACAAACATGCAGCTGCCTGCGTGTCGGTGACAGAACCTGACAAGAGCCCATTCTGGATGTTTACTGTAAATGCTGATGGAAAGATGCGCAAGTTGCTGGAGAGCGGAACATCTTTTGCGCGGAGACAGGATCTTCCCCCGGTATATGCGTTGAATGGCGCGGTCTATGTGGCTGATACAAGGACTATTGTAGAAACGCGATCATTCGTAACTGAAACCACAGTACCTTACATAATGTCAAAAAATAACAGCGTAGACATTGATACGGAAGAGGACATGGTTGTTGCTGAGGTATTTTTGAATAGGGCCAATAGGATATGA
- a CDS encoding NAD-dependent 4,6-dehydratase LegB — MKFSNKKILVTGADGFIGSHLTEELVKRGHDVRAFVLYNSFNSWGWLDESAPEIRKSLDVFAGDIRDPHGVRTAMQGCDIVLHLAALIAIPYSYHSPDTYVDTNIKGTLNVVQAARELEVAKVVHTSTSEVYGTARFVPITEEHPLQGQSPYSASKIGADQIAMSFYSSFGTPVATIRPFNTYGPRQSARAVIPTIITQIATGIRKIKLGALYPTRDFNYVADTVAGFIAVAESERTVGEVLNIGSNYEISIGETVAMIADIMDVKVEIETDDVRLRPDKSEVERLWAANQKALDLTEWQPKYAGKEGLQRGLAETIAWFAKPENLSCYKADRYNI; from the coding sequence TTGAAATTTTCAAACAAAAAAATTCTGGTAACCGGCGCCGATGGTTTTATCGGTTCTCACTTGACCGAAGAACTGGTAAAGCGCGGGCATGATGTGCGTGCTTTCGTACTTTATAACTCGTTTAACTCTTGGGGCTGGCTCGACGAGTCTGCACCGGAGATCAGGAAGTCGCTTGATGTATTTGCGGGGGACATCCGTGACCCCCATGGTGTGAGAACTGCCATGCAGGGATGCGACATAGTCCTTCATCTGGCTGCCTTGATTGCGATCCCTTATTCCTATCACTCTCCGGATACTTATGTAGATACCAATATTAAGGGTACTCTCAATGTTGTACAGGCTGCCCGTGAACTGGAGGTCGCAAAGGTTGTTCATACTTCTACCAGCGAGGTCTATGGAACGGCACGCTTTGTCCCGATCACCGAGGAACATCCATTACAGGGGCAGTCTCCCTATTCGGCATCCAAGATCGGTGCTGACCAGATCGCCATGTCCTTTTATTCTTCGTTCGGAACACCAGTTGCTACCATAAGACCATTCAATACCTATGGCCCCCGGCAATCCGCGCGTGCCGTCATCCCTACCATTATCACCCAGATCGCCACCGGAATCCGCAAGATTAAGCTTGGCGCGCTGTATCCCACCAGAGATTTCAATTATGTGGCTGATACGGTTGCCGGTTTCATTGCCGTTGCGGAATCAGAGCGCACTGTGGGAGAAGTATTGAACATCGGCAGCAACTATGAAATTTCCATTGGTGAAACAGTTGCGATGATTGCCGATATCATGGATGTCAAGGTCGAGATTGAAACCGATGATGTCCGACTGCGCCCTGACAAGAGTGAAGTAGAACGCCTCTGGGCCGCCAATCAGAAAGCGTTGGACTTGACCGAATGGCAACCGAAGTATGCCGGTAAGGAAGGTTTGCAGCGCGGATTGGCCGAGACTATCGCTTGGTTTGCCAAACCTGAAAACCTGTCCTGCTATAAGGCCGACCGTTACAATATATGA
- a CDS encoding nucleotidyltransferase family protein, which yields MNRWKDVLISPDTTIMNAIKIIDEGSLQIALVVDASNKLVGTVSDGDIRRAILKGVLFDRPVSEIMFTEPTVASCHESREAIMETMKTKRLRQIPIVDLAGSVVGLDSWEELLSIQERNNIVVLMAGGLGTRLGDLTKDCPKPLLRVGKKPVLETILENCKEYAFKRFFISINYKAEMVKEYFGDGSRWGVEIHYLEEKTRLGTAGALGLLPEIPRLPILVMNADVLTKINFKHLMDFHDEHKSVATMCVREYEFQVPFGVVQLDSHRLKNILEKPIHQFFVNAGIYVLNPEAVSMVPKNEYFDMPTLFDKLFNKQSETAAFPIREYWLDIGRKADFEQANGDYDEVFS from the coding sequence ATGAATCGTTGGAAAGATGTGCTGATAAGCCCGGATACAACTATTATGAACGCGATCAAGATCATTGATGAGGGCTCTCTTCAGATTGCCCTTGTGGTCGATGCTTCAAATAAACTTGTCGGGACCGTCAGCGACGGCGACATCCGGCGTGCAATTTTGAAGGGGGTTTTGTTTGACAGGCCCGTAAGTGAAATAATGTTTACCGAGCCAACCGTTGCAAGTTGTCATGAAAGCCGCGAAGCTATCATGGAGACGATGAAAACAAAGAGACTGCGGCAGATCCCAATTGTCGATCTGGCTGGCAGTGTAGTTGGTTTGGATAGTTGGGAAGAATTACTTAGCATTCAGGAACGGAACAATATTGTCGTGCTTATGGCGGGAGGTCTTGGAACACGACTTGGCGATCTTACGAAAGACTGTCCCAAGCCACTACTGCGAGTTGGCAAAAAGCCGGTTCTGGAAACAATTCTTGAAAACTGCAAGGAGTACGCGTTCAAACGTTTCTTTATTTCAATAAACTATAAAGCTGAAATGGTTAAGGAATATTTTGGAGACGGGTCGCGCTGGGGTGTGGAAATCCATTATCTTGAGGAAAAGACTAGGCTCGGCACTGCAGGAGCTCTCGGTCTGCTCCCTGAAATCCCGAGGCTGCCTATTCTGGTAATGAACGCAGATGTCCTTACAAAAATCAATTTCAAGCATCTGATGGACTTTCATGATGAGCACAAGTCAGTAGCCACCATGTGTGTCCGTGAATATGAATTCCAGGTGCCATTCGGCGTCGTGCAGCTTGATAGCCATCGCCTTAAGAATATTCTGGAAAAGCCGATTCATCAATTTTTCGTGAATGCAGGTATTTACGTGCTTAATCCGGAAGCAGTTTCCATGGTTCCTAAAAACGAATATTTTGACATGCCAACACTTTTTGACAAGTTATTTAATAAGCAGTCGGAAACGGCGGCATTTCCGATTCGGGAGTATTGGCTGGATATAGGACGAAAAGCCGATTTCGAACAGGCAAATGGTGATTATGATGAGGTGTTTTCATGA
- the neuB gene encoding N-acetylneuraminate synthase, with protein sequence MKARHTYIIAEAGVNHNGSLEMAKKLVEVAADAGADAVKFQTFKANKLVSSLAPKAEYQTRTTGSDESQFEMIRKLELDDHAHEALIAHCKICNIEFLSTPFDLESVDLLAGRFDLPCIKIPSGEITNAPLLLKIARTGKPVILSTGMSTLGEVEDALGVLAFGFLSKSGPSIAAFRAAYCSAQGQALLLDKVTLLHCTTEYPAPLEDVNLQVMDTLKSAFGLPVGYSDHTEGIAVPIAAVDRGAVVIEKHFTLDRSLPGPDHKASLEPAELRQMVRSIRDVEQALGTGTKHPTPSELKNMAVARKSLVAACTIRSGEPFTAENLAVKRPGNGLSPMHQWELLGRKAGKDFAVDEAIEL encoded by the coding sequence ATGAAAGCTCGCCACACCTACATAATCGCCGAGGCCGGCGTAAATCACAACGGCTCACTGGAGATGGCAAAAAAACTGGTGGAAGTTGCTGCCGATGCCGGCGCCGATGCTGTAAAATTCCAGACCTTCAAGGCGAACAAGCTGGTGAGCTCTCTGGCGCCCAAGGCAGAATATCAGACCAGGACAACCGGTAGCGACGAATCCCAGTTTGAGATGATCCGCAAGCTGGAACTGGATGATCATGCTCATGAAGCACTGATTGCGCATTGCAAGATTTGCAACATAGAGTTTCTTTCAACACCATTTGATCTTGAAAGTGTTGACCTTCTGGCCGGGCGATTCGATCTCCCTTGCATCAAGATCCCCTCCGGAGAGATAACCAACGCCCCTTTACTGCTCAAGATCGCCCGGACCGGAAAACCGGTGATTCTTTCAACCGGCATGTCTACCCTGGGTGAAGTTGAAGATGCGCTTGGTGTTCTGGCCTTTGGCTTTCTGAGCAAGAGCGGGCCTTCAATAGCAGCCTTTCGTGCTGCTTACTGTTCTGCCCAGGGGCAGGCGCTCCTGCTTGACAAGGTGACGCTTCTGCACTGCACAACCGAATATCCGGCCCCGCTTGAAGATGTGAATTTGCAGGTGATGGACACCTTGAAAAGCGCCTTTGGCCTGCCGGTAGGCTATTCCGATCACACCGAAGGAATTGCCGTGCCGATTGCGGCTGTTGACCGCGGCGCTGTTGTCATTGAAAAGCATTTCACCCTTGACCGCAGCTTGCCGGGTCCGGATCACAAGGCGTCGCTCGAACCGGCTGAACTGAGGCAGATGGTGCGTTCGATCCGGGATGTCGAGCAGGCTCTCGGCACCGGCACAAAGCATCCGACACCAAGTGAACTGAAGAACATGGCCGTAGCCAGAAAAAGTCTGGTGGCTGCCTGTACTATCAGGTCCGGCGAGCCATTCACAGCTGAAAACCTGGCAGTAAAAAGGCCCGGCAATGGGTTGTCACCGATGCACCAATGGGAGCTGTTGGGCCGAAAGGCCGGAAAGGACTTTGCCGTTGATGAGGCAATAGAACTATGA
- a CDS encoding Wzz/FepE/Etk N-terminal domain-containing protein, protein MMSNHTEQAAELRPPINQDLGRSPAPADDEIDLLELCQVIWAGRKYVFAITFCAALLAVIISLLLPNIYKAEVLLAPVGSEEVKGGGLASALGNLGGFAAMAGIALPGGGAIETNLAVLKSREFINQFIKDKELMPVLFADDWDRKKSQWKESDPEKRPNSWDGYRLFTKEIMKVSLDDKTSLVTVSVAWTDPVLAAEWANELVSRLNDFLRRQAILRSENNLKYLNRALESTSVADMRQTLFTLIASEQKKAMLANTQEEFALRVLDKAAAPDKKFKPKRAIICILATVAGGMFSVLFVLVLNWYRRNTEIPPIGVD, encoded by the coding sequence ATGATGAGTAACCATACCGAACAGGCCGCCGAGCTACGCCCGCCGATTAATCAGGATTTGGGCCGGTCGCCAGCTCCTGCTGACGATGAAATTGATCTTCTTGAACTTTGTCAGGTAATTTGGGCCGGTCGCAAATATGTTTTTGCAATCACCTTTTGTGCGGCTCTTCTGGCGGTAATCATTTCCTTATTGCTGCCCAATATCTATAAAGCCGAAGTGCTTTTGGCCCCGGTCGGCAGCGAGGAAGTGAAAGGGGGCGGGCTGGCGTCCGCTCTCGGCAACCTCGGCGGTTTTGCTGCAATGGCCGGGATCGCTCTCCCCGGCGGCGGCGCGATTGAAACCAACCTCGCAGTTCTCAAGTCCCGGGAGTTTATTAATCAATTCATTAAAGACAAGGAGCTCATGCCGGTTCTCTTTGCCGATGACTGGGATCGGAAAAAGAGCCAGTGGAAAGAGAGTGATCCGGAAAAGCGGCCCAATTCCTGGGATGGCTACCGGTTATTTACCAAAGAGATCATGAAAGTTTCCCTCGATGACAAGACCTCCCTGGTGACAGTCTCTGTTGCCTGGACCGATCCGGTATTGGCCGCGGAATGGGCCAATGAACTGGTGTCGCGACTGAATGATTTTTTGCGCCGACAGGCTATTCTGCGGAGCGAAAATAATCTTAAATATCTCAACCGGGCCCTTGAAAGCACCAGTGTTGCCGATATGCGGCAAACCCTCTTTACCCTGATTGCCAGTGAACAGAAAAAGGCAATGCTAGCAAATACGCAAGAGGAGTTCGCCCTCCGGGTCCTGGACAAGGCCGCTGCACCAGATAAGAAGTTCAAACCGAAACGGGCGATCATCTGTATCCTGGCGACGGTTGCAGGCGGAATGTTCTCGGTACTTTTTGTTCTGGTATTGAATTGGTATCGCCGCAATACCGAGATTCCTCCAATAGGGGTGGATTAG
- a CDS encoding SLBB domain-containing protein — protein sequence MTRACFFYLGSLLALCLCWGAIGVTVAGAADLTPQQMLEQLSPAEKEALAKKYGVELPGEKGGAVTVNNPPVVKARPLENSEIEGEFKAPAAADEKLTLAKPVAVDSPVTKISGQAAAEALELRRGFADFVAESKALKVDTNLRQFGYELFAGTPSTFAPVTDVPVPAEYVLGPGDELKVQLFGKTNQQLAMIVDREGVIAFPEIGPLNVAGMSFAQARAYIAEQVKEKTIGVSVSITMGELRSIRVFALGEVSQPGSYLVSGLATLSQALFVSGGVKKIGSLRKIQLKRDGQLVTTIDLYDFLLKGDTSADVRLLPGDVVFVPPVGATVGVAGEVMRPAIYELRTEKSLGDLLTLAGGLRPTAFREKALIERVGENGIRSVQEVALQDAGLQTTLRNHDLIKIFSILDYEKNPVFLVGNVKRPSKYAWKEGMRLSSLVSGPDQLMPETYLDYALIEREAADNREPELVRFSLADLLNGKAEADLLLQPRDKVYIFHRSHFRQAPMVTISGQVQSPGSYELKRSMRLVDLLLSSGGLRKTADPSEAELYRTDPVSKEVSLSRYSLAAALAGVNDQNPLLQDSDRLVVHSIWETKQRFTVRALGEVNNPGSYELAAGMRVADLVFAAGNLTPRAYLKQAEITHFDIVNGEERVTRHESFDLTAALQGDAEANQLLAPYDVITVRTLSNWRGAESVTLAGEFKFPGTYPIEEGERLSSVIKRAGGFLPEAYLDAAFFTRESIRQDQQQQIDEMVRRLEREINLTQASIGRENPQSLALQRNQTELVAAQKILEAAKRVKATGRLVIQLSDVKALANSEFDLALRDGDVLRVPKRPEEVHIIGQVYNSSSQLYRPGDDRDDYIQRSGGLTNFADKGSIYVVRANGEVDPQKGWWRSREIHPGDVIVVPEKLDRFYAIESALDWSKVLMQVGVGVASMKTLGIL from the coding sequence TTGACCAGAGCTTGTTTTTTTTATCTTGGTAGCCTTTTGGCCCTCTGCCTGTGTTGGGGAGCAATTGGGGTGACAGTTGCCGGGGCGGCTGATTTAACCCCGCAGCAGATGCTGGAGCAGCTCTCTCCCGCGGAAAAGGAGGCCCTGGCCAAAAAGTATGGTGTGGAGCTGCCCGGTGAAAAGGGCGGGGCGGTGACCGTCAATAATCCACCCGTTGTCAAGGCGCGTCCCCTTGAAAACTCAGAAATTGAAGGAGAATTCAAGGCCCCGGCCGCCGCTGATGAAAAACTAACACTTGCCAAACCGGTCGCAGTGGACTCTCCGGTCACCAAGATTTCCGGGCAGGCGGCCGCCGAAGCCCTGGAATTGCGCCGCGGCTTCGCCGACTTTGTCGCAGAGTCGAAGGCGCTTAAGGTCGATACGAATTTGCGGCAGTTCGGCTATGAGCTATTTGCCGGGACGCCTTCCACCTTTGCGCCGGTTACGGACGTTCCCGTTCCCGCGGAATATGTCCTTGGCCCTGGCGATGAGTTGAAGGTGCAGCTGTTCGGAAAAACCAACCAGCAATTAGCGATGATCGTTGACCGGGAGGGAGTGATCGCCTTTCCGGAAATCGGCCCCTTGAATGTTGCCGGGATGAGCTTTGCACAGGCACGGGCCTATATTGCCGAGCAGGTCAAGGAAAAGACGATTGGAGTCTCCGTTAGCATAACCATGGGCGAGTTACGCTCGATTCGTGTCTTCGCTTTGGGGGAGGTTTCGCAACCCGGTTCTTATTTGGTCAGTGGCCTGGCCACCCTTTCGCAGGCGTTGTTCGTCTCTGGCGGGGTCAAGAAGATTGGCTCTCTTCGAAAGATCCAGCTCAAGCGGGATGGCCAACTGGTCACCACCATTGACCTGTATGATTTCCTGCTCAAGGGTGATACCAGTGCGGACGTGCGGCTGCTTCCCGGCGATGTTGTCTTTGTCCCGCCGGTCGGAGCCACGGTCGGGGTGGCCGGAGAGGTAATGCGCCCGGCGATTTACGAGCTGCGCACTGAAAAAAGCCTGGGTGATCTGTTAACTCTCGCCGGGGGGCTCCGGCCGACGGCCTTTCGTGAAAAAGCCCTGATTGAGCGGGTTGGCGAGAACGGGATCCGTTCCGTGCAGGAGGTCGCCTTGCAGGATGCAGGACTGCAGACCACACTGCGCAACCACGATCTGATAAAGATTTTCTCAATCCTCGACTACGAAAAAAATCCCGTATTTCTGGTGGGTAACGTCAAACGTCCCAGTAAATATGCCTGGAAGGAGGGGATGCGACTTTCAAGCCTGGTTTCCGGCCCCGATCAATTGATGCCGGAAACCTATCTTGATTACGCTTTGATTGAGCGGGAAGCTGCCGACAATCGTGAGCCTGAACTGGTACGGTTCAGTCTGGCTGATCTCCTGAACGGCAAAGCCGAAGCAGACCTGTTACTTCAACCGCGAGACAAGGTGTACATCTTCCATCGGTCCCATTTTCGTCAGGCGCCGATGGTGACCATTTCTGGTCAGGTGCAGAGTCCCGGCAGCTATGAGCTGAAACGCTCCATGCGGCTGGTTGATTTGCTGTTGTCGAGTGGTGGCCTTCGCAAAACTGCTGATCCCAGTGAGGCAGAACTGTACCGGACCGACCCGGTATCAAAGGAGGTAAGTTTATCCAGGTACTCTCTCGCGGCGGCCCTGGCGGGGGTGAATGATCAGAACCCATTGTTGCAGGACTCTGATCGGCTGGTCGTCCATTCCATCTGGGAGACCAAGCAGCGCTTTACGGTGAGAGCCCTCGGCGAGGTCAATAACCCGGGTTCCTACGAACTGGCCGCCGGGATGCGGGTTGCTGATCTGGTATTTGCTGCCGGTAATTTGACCCCCCGGGCCTATCTGAAACAGGCGGAAATCACCCACTTCGACATCGTCAACGGGGAAGAACGCGTCACCCGCCACGAATCTTTCGATCTGACAGCAGCGTTGCAGGGCGATGCTGAGGCCAACCAGCTGCTGGCCCCCTATGACGTGATTACGGTGCGGACCCTTTCCAACTGGCGGGGAGCGGAGAGTGTCACCCTGGCAGGTGAATTCAAATTTCCCGGGACCTACCCGATCGAAGAGGGGGAGCGGCTCTCCTCCGTCATTAAACGCGCCGGAGGGTTTCTGCCGGAGGCCTATCTGGATGCGGCATTTTTTACGCGCGAATCGATTCGACAAGATCAGCAGCAGCAGATTGACGAAATGGTACGGCGGCTGGAGAGAGAAATCAACCTGACCCAGGCATCTATCGGGAGGGAAAACCCGCAATCTCTCGCATTGCAACGTAACCAAACCGAGTTGGTTGCAGCGCAGAAGATTTTGGAGGCCGCCAAGCGGGTCAAGGCGACCGGCCGTCTGGTGATCCAGCTCTCTGATGTCAAAGCCTTGGCCAATTCTGAATTCGACCTGGCATTACGGGACGGCGACGTGCTGCGTGTCCCGAAACGCCCCGAGGAAGTTCATATCATCGGGCAGGTTTACAATTCCTCGTCACAGCTCTACCGGCCAGGGGATGATCGTGACGATTACATCCAGCGTTCCGGTGGATTAACCAATTTTGCCGACAAGGGGAGCATTTACGTGGTGCGCGCCAATGGGGAAGTCGATCCTCAGAAAGGCTGGTGGCGGTCCCGGGAAATTCATCCTGGTGATGTCATTGTTGTTCCCGAAAAACTTGACCGGTTTTATGCCATTGAAAGCGCCCTCGATTGGAGCAAGGTGTTGATGCAGGTTGGGGTTGGTGTCGCTTCAATGAAGACCCTGGGAATTTTATAA
- the neuC gene encoding UDP-N-acetylglucosamine 2-epimerase, which yields MRKICIVTGTRAEYGLLYWLMKEVEADPGLQLQLIVTGMHLSPEFGLTYRTIEEDGFTIDARVEMLLSSDTPVGIAKSIGLGVIGFADALERLKPDMMVVLGDRYEILAAVQAALVARIPVAHIHGGETTEGAIDESIRHAITKMSHLHFVAAEPYRKRVIQLGEHPDTVFDVGALGIENIRRLQLLDKAALEQSINFELGTSFFLGTYHPATLGALTPQAAMQALLDALDKFPQARIIFTKPNSDTDGRILGRMIDDYAQQHHERVAVFTSMGQVRYLSALKLAAAVIGNSSSGIIEAPACHIPTVNIGDRQSGRLKADSIIDCLETKESIAAAINKALSPRFRDEIKHGVSPYGYGETASQIRDCLKSATLSCAKPFYDLREAR from the coding sequence ATGCGTAAGATCTGTATAGTCACCGGCACCAGAGCCGAATATGGGCTGCTTTACTGGCTCATGAAAGAGGTTGAGGCTGATCCCGGGCTTCAACTGCAATTAATCGTCACTGGTATGCATCTTTCGCCCGAGTTCGGTCTCACCTACAGGACGATTGAAGAGGATGGCTTTACCATCGATGCCAGGGTCGAGATGTTGCTTTCCAGTGACACCCCGGTCGGGATTGCCAAGTCAATAGGCCTGGGAGTGATCGGCTTTGCCGATGCCCTGGAGCGATTGAAGCCCGATATGATGGTTGTTCTCGGGGACCGTTACGAGATTCTGGCAGCTGTTCAGGCCGCTCTGGTAGCAAGGATTCCCGTAGCTCACATTCATGGCGGCGAAACAACCGAGGGTGCAATTGACGAAAGCATCCGCCATGCCATCACGAAGATGTCCCATCTGCATTTTGTGGCTGCCGAACCTTATCGTAAACGGGTGATCCAGCTGGGTGAGCATCCAGATACGGTATTTGATGTCGGAGCACTTGGAATTGAAAATATCAGGCGATTGCAACTGCTTGATAAGGCCGCGCTTGAACAGAGCATAAACTTTGAACTGGGCACCAGCTTTTTTCTGGGTACCTACCACCCCGCGACACTCGGCGCACTAACTCCTCAGGCTGCCATGCAGGCGCTTCTTGATGCCCTGGACAAGTTCCCGCAAGCCAGAATAATTTTTACCAAGCCCAACTCCGACACTGATGGCAGAATATTGGGCCGGATGATTGATGACTATGCACAACAGCATCACGAGCGGGTCGCTGTGTTTACCTCCATGGGGCAGGTCCGTTATCTGAGTGCGCTGAAGCTGGCAGCTGCCGTAATAGGTAACTCGTCAAGTGGCATTATTGAGGCTCCTGCCTGCCATATTCCGACTGTCAACATAGGGGACCGACAGAGTGGGCGACTCAAAGCCGACTCGATTATTGACTGTCTGGAAACGAAGGAATCCATAGCAGCTGCGATCAATAAAGCTCTTTCACCCCGTTTTCGGGATGAAATCAAGCATGGCGTTTCACCCTATGGTTATGGAGAAACTGCTTCACAGATCAGGGACTGCCTGAAGAGCGCAACTCTGAGCTGTGCAAAACCTTTTTACGATCTTCGAGAGGCACGATGA
- a CDS encoding LegC family aminotransferase, which produces MTANFSTRVVLSALQSVLPSGSGFISLHEPRFAGEEWIYVKECLDTGWVSSVGKFVDRFEEDLAAYTGVKRAVAVVNGTAALHICLLLAGVEAGDEVLMPALTFIATANAVSYCAAVPHFIDSEEATLGVDPMKLAEYLAAVTEKRSDGCFNRLTGRRIRAIVPMHTFGHPVDLEPLLEVCQVFNITLIEDAAESLGSFYKDRHTGQWGLLSALSFNGNKTITTGGGGAILTNDEELGRLAKHITTTAKVPHRWEFNHDMIAYNYRMPNINAALGCAQLEQLPGFLKIKRELAEHYRQAFRDIHGIRFFTEPANSQSNYWLNTLLLDERYADRRDALLKITNDAGIMTRPAWTLMNKLPMFSACPKMNLQVAESLVRRLVNIPSSVLLGKGSVNA; this is translated from the coding sequence ATGACAGCAAACTTTAGCACAAGGGTCGTTCTCAGCGCTTTGCAATCAGTCCTGCCTTCTGGTAGCGGATTCATTTCGTTACATGAGCCGCGCTTTGCAGGTGAAGAGTGGATTTATGTCAAGGAATGCCTAGATACCGGCTGGGTCTCGTCTGTAGGCAAATTTGTTGATCGTTTTGAAGAGGATCTGGCTGCTTATACCGGTGTCAAACGCGCGGTTGCCGTTGTCAATGGGACTGCTGCATTGCACATCTGTCTGCTGCTTGCCGGGGTTGAGGCTGGGGATGAAGTTCTCATGCCTGCCTTGACTTTTATCGCCACGGCCAACGCGGTCTCCTATTGCGCCGCAGTGCCCCATTTCATTGATAGTGAGGAAGCGACTCTCGGCGTTGATCCAATGAAACTTGCAGAATATCTGGCTGCGGTTACGGAGAAGCGCTCTGATGGATGCTTCAACCGGCTGACCGGTCGCCGGATCAGGGCAATTGTGCCGATGCACACCTTTGGACATCCGGTCGATCTTGAGCCGCTTTTGGAGGTCTGTCAGGTTTTCAACATAACCTTGATCGAAGATGCGGCAGAATCACTCGGCTCGTTTTACAAAGACCGTCATACGGGGCAGTGGGGTTTGCTCTCGGCTCTAAGCTTTAACGGGAACAAGACTATTACTACCGGTGGCGGCGGAGCAATCCTGACCAACGATGAAGAGTTGGGTCGACTGGCAAAGCATATCACGACAACTGCAAAAGTTCCCCATCGCTGGGAGTTCAATCACGACATGATCGCCTACAATTATCGTATGCCCAATATTAATGCAGCTCTTGGCTGTGCCCAGCTAGAGCAGCTTCCCGGTTTTCTGAAGATCAAACGTGAACTGGCAGAACACTATCGGCAAGCCTTCAGGGATATTCACGGCATACGCTTTTTCACTGAACCAGCTAACAGTCAGAGCAACTACTGGCTCAATACCCTGCTGCTTGATGAGCGGTATGCCGACCGGCGGGATGCCCTGTTGAAAATCACCAATGACGCCGGCATTATGACCCGACCTGCCTGGACTCTTATGAACAAACTACCCATGTTTTCTGCCTGCCCCAAAATGAATTTGCAGGTTGCGGAAAGCCTGGTACGCCGTCTGGTAAATATACCGAGCAGCGTCTTGCTAGGTAAGGGATCGGTCAATGCGTAA
- a CDS encoding acetyltransferase codes for MSLPVIILGAGGHAKVLIGAMLATSAVIKGVVDSNTALVGSRILGVPVLGGDDVVAEFNPSQIRLVNGVGSIGLPVLRQRLYERFKILGYDFATVVHPSAVVASDVVIGEGAQVMAGTVIQPGSQIGCNTIINTRASVDHDCIISDHVHISPGVTFSGGVDVGAGSHIGTGATLIQGVSIGRGCLVSAGAVVVKDISAGIKVRGVPAREFV; via the coding sequence ATGAGTCTGCCGGTTATCATATTGGGTGCGGGTGGCCATGCGAAGGTGTTGATCGGGGCGATGCTGGCAACTTCTGCCGTTATCAAGGGGGTAGTTGATTCAAATACGGCACTGGTCGGTAGCCGTATCCTCGGCGTTCCTGTGTTGGGTGGAGATGATGTTGTTGCTGAATTCAACCCCTCACAAATCCGGCTGGTAAATGGAGTCGGCTCGATAGGTCTTCCGGTTTTACGTCAACGACTGTACGAAAGGTTCAAGATTTTGGGTTATGACTTTGCCACGGTTGTTCATCCGTCGGCAGTTGTTGCTTCTGACGTCGTCATTGGCGAAGGAGCCCAGGTTATGGCCGGTACGGTCATCCAACCCGGCAGTCAGATCGGATGCAACACAATCATCAACACTCGTGCGTCAGTGGATCACGATTGTATTATTAGCGATCATGTCCATATTTCACCCGGTGTTACCTTTTCCGGGGGGGTGGATGTTGGAGCGGGGAGCCATATCGGTACAGGCGCCACTCTGATTCAGGGGGTTTCAATCGGTAGAGGTTGCCTAGTTTCAGCCGGGGCAGTTGTCGTTAAGGATATCAGTGCTGGCATAAAGGTGCGCGGTGTGCCGGCACGGGAGTTCGTATGA